Proteins encoded by one window of Astatotilapia calliptera chromosome 13, fAstCal1.2, whole genome shotgun sequence:
- the kndc1 gene encoding kinase non-catalytic C-lobe domain-containing protein 1 isoform X2, with product METSGSDAADAYLRKAEDREYDLEHLPPLLEDEENVSLADILSLQDSCLSEEEVWAVCAECVLALQSIRPSHLFHTLCITPDTLAFNAHGNVCFMEQLSDDPEGSFVPPEFDNTGSTFEGHVYSLGSTLSAALNFVIEPELEADLGEEIQRLLEQMQEEKPEDRPLLQDILSLAEGRLSRTSSAAVCRKLSSVGRRVLSIESVSNFQDGQESSWEARWQHSKPKCLLKRLSSDDNTKDQHDSSVKTNGLSRQQLCGGWDSTLWAEDMEGSERDSLILTDEMDCRSHNSSPVRRRAQQRLNRVRGALNRSCSVPDSNNPPCFSPPSHGDISIPVSDLTEIGADEHLSCKSVWSNRLQRFSRGKSCETYPHCNSEDCWEMSRETEDAAETEHTNIQECHESQCEECAQDFIQDFVQEVQDSSSCTSLNMEQDSSEDQTSLNHSLYIPNNYMTKSMLFLNEESQDEWISLRELLARCGRRLTVNELWALCYTCLTSLQSYIDFPAYLCLDTAHVGCKGEVLFLKPKNIGSRDEFYLAPEYQEHGIVTEKVCVYGVAAILWATAKFSLSPNQKLAMPRKLKRLLLEMAKRTPIERPTIDMAKKSCCDYLSRQGTNAETVWNNLISRVHPPTLKFSDAEDLTTTETCQNSCEESAENNSGFVPMATESRLAPVPGPVPHSYPVNQELQLPEAFTSTATHFTPIILTSEGGLEGGDQHFSNDTEGTMDGFTKGRDQIVKSSLDFTPPSEYQLPPQTEPNLRTQEKTTSFTTSSSKMLVDSPSALPDISYLEVSVSLPLSTNLNGCGIFNNYLFRQNPTTGHLSLVPVQVKAPESVLGLDINLSLVPQPLQGLITESTGGSFIDCLNVPVRPGPQEYEPPSSHFSGSSVISDSCMEHSVLGAYKVQTNPRTQGENQSARTSSSPDVHPALKEVIDLLKGEFSLDGYLDNGHEDIAMGEFIFSLRDLQYQAFASIVKERFIDLYWEDDLLGVLHCLVNCSTSTLSSNDQPPSKAVKRATVTPSSIAAVRRGKREVCLNSCLDLNGNFRPSSPVAGDFWEETKAQSCHAENRTVLEDVRLSSEQNQHCISEVPGVNADSSDLGVMEGRGHSVGGSDESPSEAEVLSEREERLTGAHDEQMSPDCSEDMEDSDSVASERLLSSGFRAEGLGLISSPDWALAFFGEECFSPDVIQYAGNLGQHTGSPCLDVKAQELQQQLVIETRNLKKTRNFYQKLIQQERKNKGPESKPMLFKLKSQLEELRSKVAFLDSVKKYLEILSVDQWGLELSLLPALAVCELESLDLESSEDISVLSFGTSKGKSTLQAGSSLGLMAYLYARNAAVEGYIQQFLYTYRFFCTPEQLLQFIMNKFICAVREGPDLSGDSEKVFHRSLHLLHFWITDCRTVDFVPNSSLVDVLEKFLNTEVIPVDSQGEALLIGLHSPLSMSAASHLTGSLISFDEVDDSGCLHSSTEDLGKKWRISRVVEPSASMSKEKAFSIAVALPMPCHRSLMDELSSTCLHNEERLPFSQNEYSAQHIAQQLTLLQQEMFQGCHPVHLLNSRIQGVRDKVSTPNKNKLLC from the exons GAAAATGTTTCTCTGGCAGACATCCTTTCTTTGCAGGACAGTTGTCTGTCTGAGGAGGAGGTGTGGGCAGTGTGTGCAGAGTGTGTTCTGGCCCTGCAGAGCATCAGACCCTCCCACCTCTTCCACACACTGTGCATAACACCAGACACTTTGGCCTTCAACGCCCATGGGAATGTTTGCTTCATGGAGCAGCTCAGTG ACGATCCAGAAGGCTCCTTCGTGCCGCCTGAGTTTGACAACACGGGCAGCACGTTTGAG GGCCATGTTTATTCTCTGGGCTCTACGCTTTCTGCCGCACTGAACTTTGTCATCGAGCCAGAGCTGGAGGCAGATCTGGGAGAAGAAATCCAGAGGCTGCTGGAGCAGATGCAGGAGGAGAAGCCTGAGGACCGGCCGCTCCTGCAG GACATCCTGTCTCTGGCTGAAGGACGGCTGTCCCGCacctcctctgcagctgtatGCCGCAAACTCTCCTCAGTTGGACGACGCGTGCTCTCCATTGAATCGGTTTCAAACTTTCAAG ATGGGCAGGAGAGCTCCTGGGAGGCGAGATGGCAGCATTCCAAACCTAAATGTCTTCTTAAAAGACTGAGCTCAGATGACAACACCAAAGATCAGCATGACAGTTCTGTTAAAACAAATGGTCTGTCCAGGCAGCAG CTGTGTGGGGGCTGGGATTCCACTCTCTGGGCTGAGGACATGGAGGGCAGTGAAAGAGACAGCTTGATCTTGACAGATGAGATGGATTGCCGTTCTCACAACAGCTCCCCAGTGAGGAGGAGAGCGCAGCAGAGGCTGAACAGAGTGAGGGGGGCCCTTAACCGCTCCTGTTCTGTCCCGGACTCCAACAACCCCCCCTGCTTCTCCCCTCCAAGTCACGGAGACATCAGTATACCGGTTTCAGACCTCACTGAGATAGGAGCAGACGAGCACTTGAGCTGCAAGTCTGTGTGGAGTAACAGACTTCAGAGATTCAGCCGGGGAAAGTCCTGTGAGACGTACCCACACTGTAACAGTGAGGACTGCTGGGAAATGTCCAGAGAAACTGAGGATGCTGCCGAGACTGAACACACCAATATTCAAGAGTGCCACGAAAGTCAGTGTGAGGAGTGCGCCCAGGACTTCATACAGGACTTTGTGCAGGAAGTACAGGATTCCTCGTCCTGTACTTCCCTGAACATGGAACAGGACTCTTCTGAAGACCAGACTTCACTAAACCACAGTCTATACATTCCTAATAACTACATGACCAAAAGCATGCTGTTCCTGAATGAAGAATCTCAGGATGAG TGGATCTCTCTAAGAGAGTTGCTTGCTCGTTGTGGACGGAGGCTGACAGTTAATGAGCTGTGGGCTCTGTGTTACACCTGCCTAACCTCACTGCAGAGCTACATTGACTTTCCAG CCTATTTATGCCTGGACACGGCGCATGTGGGCTGCAAGGGAGAAGTGCTTTTTTTGAAACCTAAAAACATAG GATCTAGAGATGAATTTTATCTTGCTCCTGAATATCAAGAGCATGGAATTGTAACAGAGAAG GTTTGCGTGTATGGGGTTGCTGCCATTCTCTGGGCCACAGCCAAGTTCAGTTTATCACCTAATCAAAAACTGGCGATGCCTCGGAAATTAAAGAGACTGCTCCTGGAGATGGCTAAGAGGACGCCTATCGAGCGACCTACCATCGACATGGCTAAAAAA AGCTGTTGTGACTACTTATCACGCCAGGGGACAAATGCTGAGACTGTCTGGAACAACCTCATCAGCAGAGTTCACCCG cCAACCTTAAAATTCTCAGATGCAGAAGATTTGACGACCACTGAAACATGCCAAAATTCATGTGAAGAGTCTGCTGAAAACAACAGTG GCTTTGTCCCCATGGCCACTGAGAGCCGACTGGCTCCTGTGCCTGGCCCTGTTCCCCACAGCTATCCAGTCAATCAGGAACTCCAGCTCCCAGAGGCCTTCACTTCCACCGCCACACACTtcacccccatcatcctgaccaGTGAAGGAGGTTTAGAGGGGGGGGACCAGCATTTTTCAAATGACACTGAAGG GACTATGGATGGATTCACCAAAGGCAGGGATCAAATTGTGAAAAGCAGCCTCGATTTCACTCCACCCTCTGAGTACCAACTTCCTCCACAAACTGAACCCAATCTCCGTACTCAGGAGAAAACTACATCTTTTACAACTTCTAGCAGCAAGATGCTGGTCGACTCCCCTTCTGCTCTCCCTGATATATCTTATCTCGAAGTCTCTGTTTCTCTGCCATTATCCACTAACCTCAATGGTTGTGGTATTTTCAATAATTACCTCTTTCGGCAGAACCCCACAACAGGGCATCTTTCTCTAGTGCCTGTGCAGGTCAAGGCTCCCGAGTCTGTCCTCGGGTTGGATATAAATCTCTCCTTGGTCCCTCAGCCTTTGCAGGGGCTAATCACAGAGAGCACTGGTGGTTCGTTTATTGACTGTCTTAATGTGCCTGTTAGGCCTGGACCACAGGAGTATGAACCACCATCATCACATTTTAGTGGAAGCTCAGTCATTTCCGACTCCTGCATGGAGCACAGTGTGCTTGGAGCATACAAGGTCCAAACAAATCCAAGAACACAAGGTGAGAACCAGTCTGCTCGAACATCCAGCTCCCCAGATGTCCACCCTGCCTTAAAGGAGGTGATCGATCTGTTGAAGGGGGAGTTTTCCCTTGATGGATATTTGGACAATGGGCATGAGGACATTGCCATGG GGGAGTTCATCTTCTCTTTGAGGGACCTCCAATACCAGGCGTTTGCCAGCATCGTGAAGGAGAGATTCATTGATCTCTACTGGGAAGATGACTTACTGGGTGTATTGCATTGCTTGGTAAACTGCAGCACTTCCACACT CAGCTCTAATGATCAGCCTCCATCAAAGGCTGTGAAAAGGGCAACCGTTACCCCATCCTCGATAGCCGCTGTCAGGAGAGGGAAGAGAGAAGTTTGCCTGAACAGCTGTCTCGATCTGAATGGAAACTTCCGCCCGTCCAGTCCTGTTGCTGGGGATTTTTGGGAAGAAACCAAGGCCCAGTCCTGTCATGCAGAAAATAGGACTGTACTCGAGGATGTCAGATTGAGTTCAGAGCAAAATCAGCACTGCATCAGTGAAG ttcCAGGCGTGAACGCTGACAGTTCAGACTTGGGGGTCATGGAAGGAAGAGGTCATTCAGTGGGGGGCAGCGATGAAAGCCCCTCTGAAGCTGAGGTTCtatcagagagagaggaaaggctTACAGGAGCCCACGATGAGCAGATGAGCCCAGACTGCTCCGAGGACATGGAGGACAGCGACTCCGTGGCGTCTGAGCGGCTTCTCTCCTCCGGTTTCAGAGCAGAGGGTCTTGGCCTCATTTCGAGCCCGGACTGGGCCTTGGCCTTCTTCGGCGAAGAGTGCTTTAGTCCCGATGTGATCCAGTATGCAGGGAATCTGGGACAGCACACAGGATCGCCATGTCTGGACGTAAAAGCACAG gaactgcagcagcagcttgtaaTTGAAACAAGGAAtctaaagaaaacaagaaatttCTACCAGAAGTTGATTCAacaagagaggaaaaacaaag GTCCTGAGAGCAAGCCAATGCTCTTTAAACTCAAGTCACAGCTCGAGGAACTCAGGTCCAAAGTAGCCTTCTTGGATAGTGTGAAGAAATACCTCGAG attctcagtgtggatcagtgggGTTTGGAGCTTTCGTTGCTCCCCGCTTTGGCTGTCTGTGAACTCGAGTCGTTGGACCTCGAGTCCTCAGAGGACATTTCAGTCTTGAGTTTTGGTACCAGCAAAGGGAAGAGCACTCTGCAGGCTGGATCTTCTCTGGGCCTCATGGCATACCTCTACGCCAG AAATGCAGCTGTGGAGGGCTACATCCAGCAGTTCCTGTATACGTATCGTTTCTTCTGCACTCCTGAGCAGTTACTGCAGTTCATAATGAATAAATTCATCTGTGCTGTAAG GGAGGGACCTGATTTGTCAGGAGACAGTGAAAAGGTTTTCCATCGGAGTTTGCACTTGCTTCACTTCTGGATAACAGACTGCAGAACAGTGGACTTTGTGCCTAACTCCAGCCTCGTGGACGTGTTAGAAAAGTTCCTTAATACTGAG GTGATTCCTGTAGACAGCCAAGGGGAAGCCTTGCTTATTGGTCTTCACAGCCCGCTGAGCATGAGTGCAGCAAGCCATCTGACAGGGAGCCTAATCAGCTTTGACGAAGTCGATGACTCTGGGTGTTTGCATTCATCTACTGAGGATCTTGGGAAAAAG tgGAGGATCTCGCGAGTGGTGGAGCCCTCTGCATCCATGTCTAAAGAGAAGGCCTTCTCCATTGCTGTGGCTCTGCCCATGCCTTGTCACCGCTCCCTGATGGATGAGCTCTCCAGCACTTGCTTGCACAATGAAGAACGACTGCCCTTCAGCCAAAATGAGTACAGTGCACAGCACATAGCCCAACAGCTCACGCTCCTGCAGCAG GAAATGTTCCAAGGATGCCATCCAGTTCATTTACTCAACTCCAGAATACAAGGAGTCAGGGACAAAGTCTCAACCCCGAACAA AAACAAGTTGCTCTGCTGA
- the kndc1 gene encoding kinase non-catalytic C-lobe domain-containing protein 1 isoform X1 — METSGSDAADAYLRKAEDREYDLEHLPPLLEDEENVSLADILSLQDSCLSEEEVWAVCAECVLALQSIRPSHLFHTLCITPDTLAFNAHGNVCFMEQLSDDPEGSFVPPEFDNTGSTFEGHVYSLGSTLSAALNFVIEPELEADLGEEIQRLLEQMQEEKPEDRPLLQDILSLAEGRLSRTSSAAVCRKLSSVGRRVLSIESVSNFQDGQESSWEARWQHSKPKCLLKRLSSDDNTKDQHDSSVKTNGLSRQQLCGGWDSTLWAEDMEGSERDSLILTDEMDCRSHNSSPVRRRAQQRLNRVRGALNRSCSVPDSNNPPCFSPPSHGDISIPVSDLTEIGADEHLSCKSVWSNRLQRFSRGKSCETYPHCNSEDCWEMSRETEDAAETEHTNIQECHESQCEECAQDFIQDFVQEVQDSSSCTSLNMEQDSSEDQTSLNHSLYIPNNYMTKSMLFLNEESQDEWISLRELLARCGRRLTVNELWALCYTCLTSLQSYIDFPAYLCLDTAHVGCKGEVLFLKPKNIGSRDEFYLAPEYQEHGIVTEKVCVYGVAAILWATAKFSLSPNQKLAMPRKLKRLLLEMAKRTPIERPTIDMAKKSCCDYLSRQGTNAETVWNNLISRVHPPTLKFSDAEDLTTTETCQNSCEESAENNSGFVPMATESRLAPVPGPVPHSYPVNQELQLPEAFTSTATHFTPIILTSEGGLEGGDQHFSNDTEGTMDGFTKGRDQIVKSSLDFTPPSEYQLPPQTEPNLRTQEKTTSFTTSSSKMLVDSPSALPDISYLEVSVSLPLSTNLNGCGIFNNYLFRQNPTTGHLSLVPVQVKAPESVLGLDINLSLVPQPLQGLITESTGGSFIDCLNVPVRPGPQEYEPPSSHFSGSSVISDSCMEHSVLGAYKVQTNPRTQGENQSARTSSSPDVHPALKEVIDLLKGEFSLDGYLDNGHEDIAMGEFIFSLRDLQYQAFASIVKERFIDLYWEDDLLGVLHCLVNCSTSTLSSNDQPPSKAVKRATVTPSSIAAVRRGKREVCLNSCLDLNGNFRPSSPVAGDFWEETKAQSCHAENRTVLEDVRLSSEQNQHCISEVPGVNADSSDLGVMEGRGHSVGGSDESPSEAEVLSEREERLTGAHDEQMSPDCSEDMEDSDSVASERLLSSGFRAEGLGLISSPDWALAFFGEECFSPDVIQYAGNLGQHTGSPCLDVKAQELQQQLVIETRNLKKTRNFYQKLIQQERKNKGPESKPMLFKLKSQLEELRSKVAFLDSVKKYLEILSVDQWGLELSLLPALAVCELESLDLESSEDISVLSFGTSKGKSTLQAGSSLGLMAYLYARNAAVEGYIQQFLYTYRFFCTPEQLLQFIMNKFICAVREGPDLSGDSEKVFHRSLHLLHFWITDCRTVDFVPNSSLVDVLEKFLNTEVIPVDSQGEALLIGLHSPLSMSAASHLTGSLISFDEVDDSGCLHSSTEDLGKKWRISRVVEPSASMSKEKAFSIAVALPMPCHRSLMDELSSTCLHNEERLPFSQNEYSAQHIAQQLTLLQQEMFQGCHPVHLLNSRIQGVRDKVSTPNKNVSQHIPPAEGSSGLAREGPASESYLQRLLTYADSVTNWISAEIVICDSVKKQVALLTKYLWIGKHCYESRNFSTAMQVLGGLENVIVRQLPAWKHLSSKVCEILEELRAVQVFLKSDDLCLMGGEHTTKKPTLPSAHILAMHVQQLEIGAFTLTTGAYKWTKLRSIAKVVSQVHAFQEAVYPYSPDRDLQGYLRRRIARFTTSDIHLLAANSDANFQQSSERQTRRIQDTLRRVKATFQ; from the exons GAAAATGTTTCTCTGGCAGACATCCTTTCTTTGCAGGACAGTTGTCTGTCTGAGGAGGAGGTGTGGGCAGTGTGTGCAGAGTGTGTTCTGGCCCTGCAGAGCATCAGACCCTCCCACCTCTTCCACACACTGTGCATAACACCAGACACTTTGGCCTTCAACGCCCATGGGAATGTTTGCTTCATGGAGCAGCTCAGTG ACGATCCAGAAGGCTCCTTCGTGCCGCCTGAGTTTGACAACACGGGCAGCACGTTTGAG GGCCATGTTTATTCTCTGGGCTCTACGCTTTCTGCCGCACTGAACTTTGTCATCGAGCCAGAGCTGGAGGCAGATCTGGGAGAAGAAATCCAGAGGCTGCTGGAGCAGATGCAGGAGGAGAAGCCTGAGGACCGGCCGCTCCTGCAG GACATCCTGTCTCTGGCTGAAGGACGGCTGTCCCGCacctcctctgcagctgtatGCCGCAAACTCTCCTCAGTTGGACGACGCGTGCTCTCCATTGAATCGGTTTCAAACTTTCAAG ATGGGCAGGAGAGCTCCTGGGAGGCGAGATGGCAGCATTCCAAACCTAAATGTCTTCTTAAAAGACTGAGCTCAGATGACAACACCAAAGATCAGCATGACAGTTCTGTTAAAACAAATGGTCTGTCCAGGCAGCAG CTGTGTGGGGGCTGGGATTCCACTCTCTGGGCTGAGGACATGGAGGGCAGTGAAAGAGACAGCTTGATCTTGACAGATGAGATGGATTGCCGTTCTCACAACAGCTCCCCAGTGAGGAGGAGAGCGCAGCAGAGGCTGAACAGAGTGAGGGGGGCCCTTAACCGCTCCTGTTCTGTCCCGGACTCCAACAACCCCCCCTGCTTCTCCCCTCCAAGTCACGGAGACATCAGTATACCGGTTTCAGACCTCACTGAGATAGGAGCAGACGAGCACTTGAGCTGCAAGTCTGTGTGGAGTAACAGACTTCAGAGATTCAGCCGGGGAAAGTCCTGTGAGACGTACCCACACTGTAACAGTGAGGACTGCTGGGAAATGTCCAGAGAAACTGAGGATGCTGCCGAGACTGAACACACCAATATTCAAGAGTGCCACGAAAGTCAGTGTGAGGAGTGCGCCCAGGACTTCATACAGGACTTTGTGCAGGAAGTACAGGATTCCTCGTCCTGTACTTCCCTGAACATGGAACAGGACTCTTCTGAAGACCAGACTTCACTAAACCACAGTCTATACATTCCTAATAACTACATGACCAAAAGCATGCTGTTCCTGAATGAAGAATCTCAGGATGAG TGGATCTCTCTAAGAGAGTTGCTTGCTCGTTGTGGACGGAGGCTGACAGTTAATGAGCTGTGGGCTCTGTGTTACACCTGCCTAACCTCACTGCAGAGCTACATTGACTTTCCAG CCTATTTATGCCTGGACACGGCGCATGTGGGCTGCAAGGGAGAAGTGCTTTTTTTGAAACCTAAAAACATAG GATCTAGAGATGAATTTTATCTTGCTCCTGAATATCAAGAGCATGGAATTGTAACAGAGAAG GTTTGCGTGTATGGGGTTGCTGCCATTCTCTGGGCCACAGCCAAGTTCAGTTTATCACCTAATCAAAAACTGGCGATGCCTCGGAAATTAAAGAGACTGCTCCTGGAGATGGCTAAGAGGACGCCTATCGAGCGACCTACCATCGACATGGCTAAAAAA AGCTGTTGTGACTACTTATCACGCCAGGGGACAAATGCTGAGACTGTCTGGAACAACCTCATCAGCAGAGTTCACCCG cCAACCTTAAAATTCTCAGATGCAGAAGATTTGACGACCACTGAAACATGCCAAAATTCATGTGAAGAGTCTGCTGAAAACAACAGTG GCTTTGTCCCCATGGCCACTGAGAGCCGACTGGCTCCTGTGCCTGGCCCTGTTCCCCACAGCTATCCAGTCAATCAGGAACTCCAGCTCCCAGAGGCCTTCACTTCCACCGCCACACACTtcacccccatcatcctgaccaGTGAAGGAGGTTTAGAGGGGGGGGACCAGCATTTTTCAAATGACACTGAAGG GACTATGGATGGATTCACCAAAGGCAGGGATCAAATTGTGAAAAGCAGCCTCGATTTCACTCCACCCTCTGAGTACCAACTTCCTCCACAAACTGAACCCAATCTCCGTACTCAGGAGAAAACTACATCTTTTACAACTTCTAGCAGCAAGATGCTGGTCGACTCCCCTTCTGCTCTCCCTGATATATCTTATCTCGAAGTCTCTGTTTCTCTGCCATTATCCACTAACCTCAATGGTTGTGGTATTTTCAATAATTACCTCTTTCGGCAGAACCCCACAACAGGGCATCTTTCTCTAGTGCCTGTGCAGGTCAAGGCTCCCGAGTCTGTCCTCGGGTTGGATATAAATCTCTCCTTGGTCCCTCAGCCTTTGCAGGGGCTAATCACAGAGAGCACTGGTGGTTCGTTTATTGACTGTCTTAATGTGCCTGTTAGGCCTGGACCACAGGAGTATGAACCACCATCATCACATTTTAGTGGAAGCTCAGTCATTTCCGACTCCTGCATGGAGCACAGTGTGCTTGGAGCATACAAGGTCCAAACAAATCCAAGAACACAAGGTGAGAACCAGTCTGCTCGAACATCCAGCTCCCCAGATGTCCACCCTGCCTTAAAGGAGGTGATCGATCTGTTGAAGGGGGAGTTTTCCCTTGATGGATATTTGGACAATGGGCATGAGGACATTGCCATGG GGGAGTTCATCTTCTCTTTGAGGGACCTCCAATACCAGGCGTTTGCCAGCATCGTGAAGGAGAGATTCATTGATCTCTACTGGGAAGATGACTTACTGGGTGTATTGCATTGCTTGGTAAACTGCAGCACTTCCACACT CAGCTCTAATGATCAGCCTCCATCAAAGGCTGTGAAAAGGGCAACCGTTACCCCATCCTCGATAGCCGCTGTCAGGAGAGGGAAGAGAGAAGTTTGCCTGAACAGCTGTCTCGATCTGAATGGAAACTTCCGCCCGTCCAGTCCTGTTGCTGGGGATTTTTGGGAAGAAACCAAGGCCCAGTCCTGTCATGCAGAAAATAGGACTGTACTCGAGGATGTCAGATTGAGTTCAGAGCAAAATCAGCACTGCATCAGTGAAG ttcCAGGCGTGAACGCTGACAGTTCAGACTTGGGGGTCATGGAAGGAAGAGGTCATTCAGTGGGGGGCAGCGATGAAAGCCCCTCTGAAGCTGAGGTTCtatcagagagagaggaaaggctTACAGGAGCCCACGATGAGCAGATGAGCCCAGACTGCTCCGAGGACATGGAGGACAGCGACTCCGTGGCGTCTGAGCGGCTTCTCTCCTCCGGTTTCAGAGCAGAGGGTCTTGGCCTCATTTCGAGCCCGGACTGGGCCTTGGCCTTCTTCGGCGAAGAGTGCTTTAGTCCCGATGTGATCCAGTATGCAGGGAATCTGGGACAGCACACAGGATCGCCATGTCTGGACGTAAAAGCACAG gaactgcagcagcagcttgtaaTTGAAACAAGGAAtctaaagaaaacaagaaatttCTACCAGAAGTTGATTCAacaagagaggaaaaacaaag GTCCTGAGAGCAAGCCAATGCTCTTTAAACTCAAGTCACAGCTCGAGGAACTCAGGTCCAAAGTAGCCTTCTTGGATAGTGTGAAGAAATACCTCGAG attctcagtgtggatcagtgggGTTTGGAGCTTTCGTTGCTCCCCGCTTTGGCTGTCTGTGAACTCGAGTCGTTGGACCTCGAGTCCTCAGAGGACATTTCAGTCTTGAGTTTTGGTACCAGCAAAGGGAAGAGCACTCTGCAGGCTGGATCTTCTCTGGGCCTCATGGCATACCTCTACGCCAG AAATGCAGCTGTGGAGGGCTACATCCAGCAGTTCCTGTATACGTATCGTTTCTTCTGCACTCCTGAGCAGTTACTGCAGTTCATAATGAATAAATTCATCTGTGCTGTAAG GGAGGGACCTGATTTGTCAGGAGACAGTGAAAAGGTTTTCCATCGGAGTTTGCACTTGCTTCACTTCTGGATAACAGACTGCAGAACAGTGGACTTTGTGCCTAACTCCAGCCTCGTGGACGTGTTAGAAAAGTTCCTTAATACTGAG GTGATTCCTGTAGACAGCCAAGGGGAAGCCTTGCTTATTGGTCTTCACAGCCCGCTGAGCATGAGTGCAGCAAGCCATCTGACAGGGAGCCTAATCAGCTTTGACGAAGTCGATGACTCTGGGTGTTTGCATTCATCTACTGAGGATCTTGGGAAAAAG tgGAGGATCTCGCGAGTGGTGGAGCCCTCTGCATCCATGTCTAAAGAGAAGGCCTTCTCCATTGCTGTGGCTCTGCCCATGCCTTGTCACCGCTCCCTGATGGATGAGCTCTCCAGCACTTGCTTGCACAATGAAGAACGACTGCCCTTCAGCCAAAATGAGTACAGTGCACAGCACATAGCCCAACAGCTCACGCTCCTGCAGCAG GAAATGTTCCAAGGATGCCATCCAGTTCATTTACTCAACTCCAGAATACAAGGAGTCAGGGACAAAGTCTCAACCCCGAACAA AAATGTGTCGCAGCATATTCCACCAGCAGAGGGGAGCAGTGGGCTTGCACGTGAGGGGCCAGCTTCAGAGAGCTACCTTCAGCGGCTGCTCACGTACGCTGATAGTGTCACTAACTGGATCTCTGCTGAAATAGTCATCTGCGACTCTGTCAAG AAACAAGTTGCTCTGCTGACCAAGTATCTGTGGATAGGAAAGCACTGCTACGAATCGAGGAACTTTTCCACGGCCATGCAGGTCCTCGGAGGTCTGGAGAACGTGATTGTCAGGCAATTACCG GCGTGGAAACATCTGTCGTCCAAGGTGTGTGAGATTCTGGAGGAGCTACGAGCTGTgcag GTTTTTCTGAAGAGTGATGATCTGTGTCTTATGGGAGGTGAACATACAACAAAGAAGCCCACGCTGCCCTCAGCCCACATCCTGGCTATGCACGTGCAGCAGCTAGAGATCGGAGCTTTCACTCTCACCACCGGGGCTTACAAATGGACCAAACTGAG GAGCATAGCAAAGGTTGTGAGTCAGGTCCATGCCTTCCAAGAGGCTGTGTACCCTTACAGCCCAGACCGGGACCTGCAGGGCTACCTTCGCCGCCGCATCGCCCGGTTCACCACCTCGGACATCCACCTCTTGGCCGCCAACAGCGATGCCAACTTCCAGCAGTCGAGCGAGCGCCAGACACGGAGGATCCAGGACACACTGAGGAGGGTTAAGGCCACCTTCCAGTGA